TTTTATTTCGTTTTCTTGCTGCATCAAAGGCTGTACGTGCGATGCGTTCAATCTCACGACGAGAATACCGCATGGTGTCAAAAGCAAATTCTTCTGGCCCACTTCCTTCTCTACCTTTTGGTTTTCCAAAGTAAATTCCTGAAGTTAATTCTCTGAGGATTAAAATATCGAGTCCATCTCCGATGATGTCTCCACGGATGGGACTTGCTTTTTTGAGTTCAGGGTAGATGATTGCAGGTCTAAGGTTCGCAAATAAATCAAAATGTTTGCGTAGTGGTAATAAAGCTCCACGTTCTGGTTGTCTCTCTGGAGGAAGTGTTTCCCATTTAGGCCCACCCACAGATCCAAAAAAGATAGCACTTGCTGATTCACAAAGTTTCAGGGTTTCATCAGGAAGAGGAAATCCTGTAGCATCAATGGCTGCACCACCAACTAATGCATGTTCAAAGGTAAATTCAGAAGATTTATTTCCTAATGTTTTTTTGACCACTGATAGGGCCACATCCATTACTTCTGGCCCGATTCCATCTCCGGCGAGTACTGCTACTTTTTTCATTTCATATCCTTTAATACTGATTCTAAAATATCCAATCCTTCTGTTGCTTTTTCGATGCTTAAGATGAGTGGAGGTATAATTCTAATGACATTCCCTGCTGTGCTATTCACAACAAGGCCTCGTTTCAGACATTCTTCGACAACAGGTCTTGATTCGGAATACAATTCCACACCAATGTGTAAACCACGTCCTCGCACTTGTTTGATTTTTCCTGTTGATTCCATCATGGATTTTAACCTTGCAAACATTTGCTCCGAGATAGTTGCAACATGATCTAACAGGTTACGTGATAAAATGATTTTGAATGTTTCGTATGCTGCCACACAAGCTAAATGGTTTCCACCAAATGTGGATCCATGCATCCCTCGTTCTAAAACTGTTTCATATTCTTTCGCAACAACTAGAGCACCAATAGGAAATCCTGAACCAAGTGCTTTTGCAAGGGTGAAAGCATCAGGATACATTCCGTAATGTTCAAAACAAAACATCTTTCCTGTTCTTCCCATTCCCGTTTGAATCTCATCGAAAACAAGAAGAGAGTTTGTTTCTTCTGTGAGTTTACGCGCTAAGTTTACGAACGATTGGGTGAGTGGTACGACACCACCTTCCCCCATGATAAGTTCCATAATGATTCCGGCAATGGAATCACCGTACTGTTCGAAAGCTTGAATGAGAGAATCTTCGTTATTGGCTTCGACAAAGTAAACATCTGAGGCAAGTTCACCAAATCCAGAACGAACCGATTCATTCCCAGTCATAGTCATCGCAGAAAGTGTTCTTCCGTGAAAACTGGAGTGGAGGGCAAGAATGACCGGTTTATCGATATTTTTTTTCACTCCATGTCTACGCATAAGTTTGAAAGCTGCTTCGTTGGCTTCGGTTCCCGAATTACATAAAAATACTTTTCCAGGAATACTATTTTCGATTATGACTTCCGCAAGTTTTGCTTGTTCTTCCGAGTAGTAGAGATTGGAGGAATGAAGGATTTTGTCCATTTGGTTTCGCATGGCTTCAATGAGATCCGCTTCCCCGTGACCCAAGTTGGATACAGCAATCCCTGCTAAAAAATCAATATAACCTTTGTTATCTTGGTCAAAAATCATCTCACCAACTCCGTATTCAAAAGCAACGGGGTAGCGATTGTATGTGTTTAGTAAATATTTATCAGAAAGTTTTTTGATTTCTTCAAATTTGGTTTTGGTTTCGTTACTCATTTTAGTCCTGCAAGTTGTAAAAATTCTGTTTCTGCCAGGGAAATTTCTTTCCCGAGAGATTCCCAAAGGTTTGGAATCTCCGATTGTTTTTTTGGTTTTTTGAGGGAAGCAAAGCTGGAATAAACTTTTACCTTAGGTTCTGTACCTGAAGGGCGAATGGTGAGTTTTGCATTTCCTTCTAGTTCCACTTGAATGACATTGGATTTTGGCATGCCTTTGAACACTGTCGCTTTGGCTTTTCCATCTGCTTTTTGTGTTTCATAATCCAGCACTCCCACAACCTTTCGCCCACCAATGGATTTCCCAATTAAGTTCTCTGCTCTCAGTGATTCGATTGCTTTTTTAATTTTGTCTTGTCCTGAACTTCCTTCGAGAGTCAAAGAATATAAACTTTCACGATAAAGACCATATTTCAAATAGATGGCTTCTAAATAAGAAAGTAGATCACCTTTTTCGGCGAGTATCTCTACAAAAAGTAAGGCACTCGAAAGAGAATCTTTGTCGCGGACGAAGGATACGGGTAAATATCCATAAGACTCCTCACCACCAAACAAAAATACATGATTCTTCTTTGATTCAATTTGTTTCATCTCTTCTGCGATGAATTTAAAACCTGTAAGAACATTTTTGATTTTGATTCCGTTTTTTTTCGCAATTGCTTCCTGTAAATCAGTGGTTACAATGGTTTTTACCAAATGATAAGTTTTGGTTTTAGATTTTTTTCTTTCCGATAGGTAAGCTGCCATGATAGAACCAATTTGGTTTCCATTTAGGTATTC
Above is a window of Leptospira perdikensis DNA encoding:
- the leuB gene encoding 3-isopropylmalate dehydrogenase gives rise to the protein MKKVAVLAGDGIGPEVMDVALSVVKKTLGNKSSEFTFEHALVGGAAIDATGFPLPDETLKLCESASAIFFGSVGGPKWETLPPERQPERGALLPLRKHFDLFANLRPAIIYPELKKASPIRGDIIGDGLDILILRELTSGIYFGKPKGREGSGPEEFAFDTMRYSRREIERIARTAFDAARKRNKKVTSIDKANVLTTSVLWREVVVALHKAEYSDCVLEHLYVDNAAMQLIVKPKQFDVMLCENMFGDILSDEASIITGSIGMLPSASLSESGFGLYEPSGGSAPDIAGKGIANPIAQILSGALMLRYSFGLETEAVAIENAIRTVLKKGFRTRDIAEEGTTVLGTKEIGVEIEKALG
- a CDS encoding aspartate aminotransferase family protein, whose amino-acid sequence is MSNETKTKFEEIKKLSDKYLLNTYNRYPVAFEYGVGEMIFDQDNKGYIDFLAGIAVSNLGHGEADLIEAMRNQMDKILHSSNLYYSEEQAKLAEVIIENSIPGKVFLCNSGTEANEAAFKLMRRHGVKKNIDKPVILALHSSFHGRTLSAMTMTGNESVRSGFGELASDVYFVEANNEDSLIQAFEQYGDSIAGIIMELIMGEGGVVPLTQSFVNLARKLTEETNSLLVFDEIQTGMGRTGKMFCFEHYGMYPDAFTLAKALGSGFPIGALVVAKEYETVLERGMHGSTFGGNHLACVAAYETFKIILSRNLLDHVATISEQMFARLKSMMESTGKIKQVRGRGLHIGVELYSESRPVVEECLKRGLVVNSTAGNVIRIIPPLILSIEKATEGLDILESVLKDMK